One part of the Solanum dulcamara chromosome 8, daSolDulc1.2, whole genome shotgun sequence genome encodes these proteins:
- the LOC129898955 gene encoding uncharacterized protein LOC129898955, with protein MVRTRATITEGEDAPAARAPLRGRGRGRGGVRGRGRARGAAPTRGRARELSPEPMSYLFDYWLDWMSRQKSYADRRVRPLEFMVGDCVWLKISPMKGVMRFGKKGKLSPRFVGPFEILRRVGGVAYKLALPPKLSAVHPVFHVSILRKYIPDESHVISYDAVELSPDLTYEEEPTVILDRRLRRLRTKEVASVKVQWQHRPAEEATWELESDMQARYPQLF; from the exons atggtgaggactagagccacaattactgagggtgaggATGCACCTGCTGCTCGAGCCCCACTACGCGGGCGaggtagaggacgtggtggagTCAGGGGACGAGGCCGAGCAAGGGGAGCGGCACCTACTCGTGGACGAGCTAGAGAGCTatcacctgagcccat GAGCTATTTgttcgattattggctagactggatg agtcgtcagaagagttatgctgataggagggttcgtcccttagagttcatggtgggtgattgcgtgtggcttaaaatatcgcccatgaagggtgtgatgaggttcggaaagaagggcaagcttagcccaaggtttgttggcccgtttgaaatcctgaggagagtaggtggagtggcgtataagttggccttaccccctaaattgtcagctgtccatccggtgtttcatgtttccattcttcgcaagtacataccggatgagtctcatgtgatttcttacgatgcggtagagttgagtccggatttgacttatgaggaggagccgacagttattctagataggcggcttcgtagactcaggaccaaggaggtcgcttcggtcaaggtgcagtggcagcatcggcctgctgaggaggcgacttgggagttagagtctgatatgcaggctcgataccctcagcttttt